TCTCATCCAGATTCTGTAGTTTCTTCTTCTTGATAATATAGTTGGGTTCCTGCTTATAAGCATTATCCATGTTACGTTTCAAATCCACCACATTCTTCAACGTTCTGAATCCAGTCTTCTTTAAAAGTTGCCGTACATTGTCTTGATATCCGGCTTTGCGATTGACATTAGTCTCTTGCAGAAAATATCCAATATGTTCTTTTAAAGTGTTGATACATTCCTGCACACTCAATACGCTAATCTCCTCGTTTACATTCAGCACCTCCTCGAAGAAGTTCAGATAGTCACTTTCAATTTCAAGCGTATTGCCTGTCTCCACCAATACGCCATAGTCAACCAACTTTCTCAATCTGGTTTCATTCCCTCCGACAAGATCTATAGCAAGTCCCAACGGAAACTTTATTAGTTTACGTTTCTCAAACATCTCACTCAGCAAACCTTGCTCACGCGAGAGTGTTTTGGTCAGTTCTTCTATGCTTCTGAAATGTGTCAGAATATCCATATTTCAAAATTCTATAATTAATGCCATCAAACTGTCAATAAACTCAAATCAACATCGGGAATGATAACATCCGTAAGCTTATCTTCAACAAGGAATCCCATATAAAGCGGAATGGTGAGTATATCCCCCTCACGTCCTACATTATATTGTCCTAACTTGATTGCATTCTTGACATGATACACATCCTTGTTCTTCAGAACCGTAGTCATACTTTTTGCCTTTCCCGACTTTGCCTTGACTTCAAGAATAACGCATTCTCCTTTGAATCTCACCAAGAAGTCCAGTTCAAGCCCGCTATCCTTATGGAAGTAGTATAGTTTTTGCCCGGACTTGCATAAGAAATCAGCCATCAGATTCTCAAAAATAGCCCCCTTGTATCCAAGAAGATTACCCTTCAAAATATCTGCCTGTGTTCCATAATCGAGCATTGCCATTAAAACACCTATGTCAGTGGTATATACCTTGAAACACTCTTTGACGGAATTGCCTTCTAAAGGCAGTTCTGTAATCTGCGTGTTATAGCATCTACGGACTATCCCGGCATCCTCCAACCATTGGATGCTACCGATGTATTGCGAAGCCCTTCCACCTTTCTTGACGATGGAATATTGAAATTTCTTGTTCTCTTTGGCTAATTGTTTCGGAATAGATTCAAAACATTCACGAATGTTAGGCTTGTCCGCATCATCCGCATATTTAACCATATCCTCTTCGTATTCGGCAATAAGATTGCGTTGCGCCTTATAGATAAGTTCGATATTCTTGGTTTCAAGGAAACAGTTCACCACCTCCGGCAGACCTCCGACAACGACATATCTATACAGCAACTCCATCATTGCCTTGTGAATTCCATCGGGAACAACCTTTTCGCTCTCAAAGCATAATTTGACAGAATCAATGACCGCCTTACCGATTCCATTTGCCCATAGAAATTCCTCAAAGTCCAACGGATACATATCTATCACGGTTTCATATCCGACTGGAACCGAATCTTGTCCTTCCTCTTCGTTTTTCTTTCTGCTTTTGCCGTAGCCTTTCACTCCCAAAAGAGAACCCGTAGCAATAACATCGAAACGTCCGTCTATATGGAATGACTTCAAGGCAGTCCTTGCTTCCTTGCACTCCTGAATCTCATCAAGGATAATACAAGTTTTCCCCTCAATGAAACGACTACCTTGTATCAAAGCAGATAGGTTGAGAATAATGGTATCGACATCTATATTACCCGTAAAAGCGGACTTCTTATCCGGTTCAAGTATGAAGTTCATATAGACTACACTCTCATAATTCTCTCTTGCGAACTTCTGGACAATGTATGTCTTTCCACATTGGCGGATACCTTTTATCACAAGGGGCTTTCTGTCCTTGGACTCTTTCCATTTAGCTAAATATGTTTCTATTTTCCTTTTGAGCATAGCGCAATCATATTCTTTCCATACGCAAAGTTACACTTTTTCCAGTGAATAACATTCAAGTTAGCACACTTTTTCAAACGAATAAGTCACATATAGATACATTTTTTCAAGCCAATCACATTTTTTCGTGCAAAAATCTGCTGCAACCCACAGAAATTCCAAGAAAACCACTACCTTTGCATACAACAAGCGTTCTGTAACATACCTGCGGAAATGCCCTATCACTCAATACCTTGTATCTGATAGCGGGCATTCCACAAAAGGGCTGAAAAGAGGCGGTACAACACGTATATGCAAAGCAATGAAATACAACGGTTTGCATTTGTCCCTACATTCTGTGTATTTGTAAAAACAGAGGTTGTACCGATTAAAATGAATAGTCACTGATAATCAGTGATGTAAATATGCTGCATCGGTAAGTAATCTGTAATAAATTATCAATTAAAAAACAAGAATTCTCAACATTACGCACTGAATAACAAAATACCATTTCACGCTTATAGAAAGAGCGAGGAATGGTATTTTAATCTATTGGCTCATTCTTTGATAATGCACCAAGTTTCTCTTTTATATTCCTTACGGTCATACTCTTCCTCTCTACACATCCAACAGCCACATGGAATTCCTTCCTTAGAAATATTTATCCGCAAGTAATTCTTTATACATCTGAAGATTATCCATATCGAAATTAAAACAAAAATAGTTTTAATCCATAATCCTAAGTTGCCAAAACGCCACGGCCGCCGCCACCGCCACATTGAGCGAATCGACCCCATGCGCCATCGGGATACGGACTACATAGTCCGCCGCGGCAATCGTATCGGGTGGAAGCCCCTCTCCCTCCGTTCCCATCACAATGGCTAGCCGGGGTTCGGACGTCAAGACAGGATCGGCAATGGAGATAGAATTGTCCGTAAGTGCCATGGCGGCGGTGCGGAAGCCGTGGCGGGCCAGATCACTGAGAGTGCCGTCCAGCCACGTCCAGGGAACCAAAAAAACCGAACCCATGGACACCCTGACCGCACGACGGTTCAACGGATCGCAAGAGTTACGCGTCAGCAACACGGCATCCATCCCGAGAGCGGCCGCCGAACGAAAAATGGCACCAATATTCGTAGTGTCCACCACACCGTCGATGACGACGATGCGCCGGGCATCCCGACATGTGTCTTCCACCGTGCGGGGCGCGGGGCGACGCATGGCACACAACACTCCGCGCGTCAGGACATAGCCCGTCAGCGTAGCGAGCAACTCCCGCCCGCCCGTATAGACGGGCACGTCGCCGCAACGACTGATGATGTCGGCGGCATCACCGGTGATATGTTTTTGCTCGCACAAGAGGGCCAGAGGTTCATATCCGGCATCCAATGCTACACGGATCACTTTCGGGCTTTCGGCTATGAACAGGCCTTTATCGGGCTCGATGCGGTTGCGCAACTGGGCCTCGGTGAGGGTGGAGAACACCTCGATTCCGGGGTGCGACAAGGAGGATATTTCAATAATGGGCATAAGGCTGTATTCTTTTTAATATGGTTATGAACAAAGCGTGGTAAAAGTGGTAAGGTGATAGTGGGATAACGCTCTGTGATATATAGCGCAGCTACTTTATCGCCCTATCACCTTTACCACTTTTACCACCCTATCACTCTCTTATTCCTTTCTTTCTCTTTCAGACACCGCAACTTTCATCACCCCGTCCAGTTTATTTTCATAAATCCGGTAAGCCTCCTCAATCTCATTCAACGGGAAGCGGTGTGTGATAAGCGGCGTGGTGTCTATCTTGCCTTCTTCGATCAGGCGAAGTATCTCGGCGCAATCGCACCCGTCCACGCCACCGGTCTTGAAGATCAGGTTTTTTCCGTACATATCGGGCAAGGGAAGCACCTGGGGATGATCGTAGAGGGCCACCACGGTGACGATGGCATTGGGGCGTGCACACTCCCACGCCAGACGGAAGGTGTCGTCGGTTCCTGCCACTTCGAGCACGACGTCGGCTCCGCCATGATCGCTACTCCGCAACACAATCTCCCGGCAATCCTCCGGTTCCACCACCTGTACGTCCGGATAATGTTTACGCACAAGGCGTATTCTTTCAGGAGATTTCTCGCAAACAATGATGCGGCGGGGGTGCTTGAGCATCACGCAAAGCAGGGTGCAGATTCCGGTAGGGCCGGCGCCGATGATGAGCACCGTATCCTTTTCGGTAATCTCCGATATGCGAGCCGCCCAAAAGCCCGTGGCAAGCACGTCGCCCACAAAGAGCGCTTGTTCGTCGCTCACCGCATCCGGAATACGGTTCAGTCCCTGGTCGGCATAAGGCACGCGGACGTACTCGGCCTGACCTCCGTCGATGCGGCAACCCAGTGCCCAACCACCATTGGCATCGGTGCAATTGTTCACATATCCGTGTCGGCAAAAGAAGCATTCTCCACAAAAGGTTTCTACGTTCACCGTAACCCTGTCGCCGGGCCTGATGGAAGTGACGTCCGCGCCCACTTGCTCCACGATGCCTACCATTTCGTGCCCCACCGTGGTTCCGGGCAAGGCACGCGGCACGCTACCGTGCTTGATGTGCAAATCGCTGGTGCAGATGCTACCGAGCGTCACGCGGACAATGGCGTCTCGGGGGTCTTTCAACCCGGGTTTCGGTTTTTCTATAAGTTCAAATTTTCCGTGTTCAATATAGGTATATGCAAGCATTGTTTTTCTCTTTTTTAATACTTCTCTTTCCGTTCAAACTCTCCCTCCTCCGTATAGTACTTCCATGTGCCCTTGGGTATGTTATCTCCGTATTTTCCGCGGAGTTTCAGTTTGCCGTTCTCATAATATTCGCGATAGCGTCCGTGGCGCTTTCCATCCTTCACTTCCGCTTCACTCTTCAGCGCTCCTTCGGGATAAAACTCCCGCAAGACGTTGCCCTCAAATTTCTCAACATAGAAACGTTGCAACTCACTCATTTGCTCCTTCTCCGTTTCGGCATCTTCGTTCATTACTTCGTCGGCTTCATCGTCCACTACCACCGCTACGGCCTCTTCTTCCGGTTGATAAAGTTTATAGTCCATCACGCATTGCAACGAGGCGGACTGGCCGTCTCCCGTAATCTGCATGGTCCAATAGGGAAATGAGTAGACAATGTCCTTGTCCGATTGTATCTCTCCCCACGTAACGGCATTCATCATAGGCTTCAACTGGTAATAAAACTTATGCACATCCGTATATAAGAAAACGGTAGAACTCGAATTCAGGTACGAGAAGGCATTTTTAAAGCCCGGATTATCCTTCAACAGGTTCTTCTGATCGTAATCTTCTATAAATGAGAGCAGAGACGAGGCTTTGTTGCTAAACACCACATAATCGTCCACGTACGTGTAATAGGGTTTTTCGAACTTGTCGAACAGCCCTCCAAAGAACAAACGAAAGAAGCCTTTCATTTCCACATAGTTGATTTCAAATCCCTTATAATCAACCGTCTTTATCCGGAGCGGGGTGCGCCGCCTGAGCTTTTTTTCTATAAACTCCATATTCTTACGGGCGTCCTTGATGCTTTTGGTGCCGATGGCCAGAATCAGTTCCGGATCGTGCCCCAACAGCCCCGGTTCGGATTGGGTGATGGCAAATTCTCCCGACATCCAGCTCAGGAAGTTTTCTTCCAGAGAGATGTCGAACAGGCTTTCAATCTTCTTCCGGGAACTCCTATAAGATTCGCACCATTGCGGATCGTGGACCGCGAGTGCATTCTCCAGTTCCTTTACAAAAGTCACCGGATTGCTGAAACCGATGTTGGTATAGAGTGCCGTCCGGCTGGACAGGATTTCGTGTGCTTTCATCCGGTGCTTACCCGAGTTCAGCAAGGCCATGATGTACGGATCGACGGTGTCTTTCCGCAAGGTATATCCTTTCACCTCCATCCGTTTGTGGTCGGTATTGAAATAGAGTCCGGCAAAATCCATGGAATTGCTGAACATATCGATGTACTCGTTCCCGGTTCCCAGATAAATATTCAGGAATTGGGGCAGGCGTGCATAATTGATAAAAACGCGGACAAGTCCTTTGCCGGACACCAGTTTTTCGGCTTCGATAAAAGAATGATCGAGACCGATTTTGGGCTTGTTGCGTGAGTCGATGGCCGATTCTACAAGTTTGGAGGTATAGGAACCTACGAAATGGTTGTCCACGAAGGCGCAATAAAAAATATCGCGTGTATCCGGATCGCGCATTTCGAGGATGTTAATCCCGTTGTGCATCCGGTTGGTTACGGAACTGCCCGCCATGGTGAGCACCGTTTCAAGCTGATCCTTCAACAAGTCCATCTTGGAGGCCTTTTGCATGTCCAGCACAATCAGGAAATCCCAATCGCGGGCACGGACCTTATGGATCGAGATGAGCATATCCCGTTTGCCCACAAGCGATAACAACATTTTATTGCTTCGGACCACAGTGTCGAGCGTTTCCACATTCCGGGTGACGTCCTCGAAGGCTTTCGCCCGCTTCAGGCATTGCCAGGTTGCGCTTCCGCTGAACTTTGCCCAATCGTCGATGGGCGCCGAGGACTGGATGATAAATGCCGCGTCTTCGGGCACCAGGTAGATTTGCTGAATGTTGCGGTCGGGCGAAACAAACAGGTGAACAATGGAGTACAAAAAATATACAACCAAGGCTAAACCGGCAATCGCAAGTGTTCTTTTTACGAGGGTCCGGGTATTGTTCTTCTTAACGGATTCAACGGGTAGTTCTTGTGGCCCGTTGTCCAATTCATTTTCGATCATCCCTTTTTCAGTATGCTATTGACTACACGCACCGAAGACACCAGCTTGGCCGTGGAAGTAAACACATCCACATTCCACACATGCGAGGAGCGGCCTTTATGCACGATAGTTGCAACAGCCCTTACCGTATCCCCCTCATGGGCGGAGGAGATATGGTTTCCGCTGACCTGCATGCCGACCACTATTTCGTCCGGCTTGCAAAGTATCATGGAACCCAGTCCGGCCACGGTTTCGGCCAATGCTAGGCTGGCACCTCCGTGCAGGATGCCGAAAGGTTGGCGCGTACGTTCGTCCACGGGCATGGTGGCCTCTACCCTATCTTCGGAGGCGTAAGTGTATTGTATGCCCAGATTTCCCATCAATGCATGGCGGGCACGCTGGTTGAGTTGCTCCAGGGGCACGTCGGCGGGGCGGATTTCGGCAAGTATCGCTTTCTCCACGGCTTCGGCCACGCCGTCTTCATCGTTGGAGGCGGTGATGCGGTCGGCACAGACCTTCACCGAGTCTTGTGCGTTTCCCATAGCGATACCCAGTCCGGCGGATTGTATCATGGAGACATCGCAAACTCCGTCGCCGATGGCGATGACTTCTTCAGAGTTGATACCTAACTTCTCAAGCAAGGCGCCCAGCGTATTGGATTTATCAATGGAGCAGGGCACCACTTCTAGGAAATAAGGTTCCGAACGAAATACATCCAGCGCTCCGTTCAACCTCCGGCGCCAGTGGTCTTCCAGTCCCACGAGGGCTTCTTCGTCATCGCTTACCAGCATGCACTTGCAAGGGGCAAAGTCCACCGCTATCGAGAATTCGGTTTCGGCAATTATCTTCAAGCCATTCAGCTCGGCTTCGCGGCGTATGTGCTCGTTTTCAGGCGAGTCGGTGATAATGGTATCTTCGTGATACGTAAAAATAGCAAACCCGTTCTTACGGGATTTCTTTTCAAGATAGGGCAGCATTTCGGGGTTTATCCTACGCTCAAAGAGTAGTTCGCCACTTTGCGCATTGATAATTTGCCCGCCATTGTAGGAGAGGATGAAGCCTCCGTAATTGCCCAGTTCCAGAGTTTTGGCAATAGGCATCAGGCCATACGTCGGTCTGCCGGAAGCCAACACGATACGCACGCCCATCTGTTGCACCTTCAACAAGGCGGCCAGCGTGCGCTTACTGATTTTCTTTTCACTATCGAGCAGGGTTCCGTCCACATCAAGAACTAATAATTTGTATTTCATGACTTACCGGTTTTGAGTTAATGAAACAAAGGTAAAGTTATTCGAGAGAAAACACAATAAGTGACGGGGTTTTTCTCGTGCATTTTTATTTATTATTTACATAGGGGGACTTTAGTATAATTGCTCAGGTATCTAAAGAGTGTAGGTATTAAATATTTTCCTTCAAAAGAAAACCCGTGCAAGAATAATCCTACACGGGCAAAGCTTTGTCTAAAAGTCTTTGATTATAGTGAGGCTGAACTTAATTCAGTCCCCATTTTCTTTATAGCTGTTAATATTTTGTTAGTGGTTCTTTCTCCCGCAAAGGCTACACCGCTTTTATATTGCCTCATTTTGCTTTCATTGATACCTGCATACTGGGCAAACTTACTAACATTAATCCAATCAAAGTAATTAAAGAAAGAGGCTATATCAAATTTGAAAGTTACCTGTAAATCGGTAAATTCATTTGGTAATGTGCCTGTTTCTTCTTTTACCATTTCTTTAGCCTCATCTATACTTAGCATAAAATCAGCCTTTGCAGCTTCAACGCTTTCGCCATACCCACCAAAGCTATGATTATTTATTTCCTGCTCTGAATAGATGGAATAAAGCCCGTCACTGCCTTTTTCTACAATAGCCGTTACTTTCATATCCTTTGCTTTTTATTTGGGTTAAAACTAAAAGTTCTTATTGATATTAGAATACAGAATATAAGGAAGTGCAGGGGGATTATACCCCTGCTTTCTTCCTGATACTTTTTTCTGTGCCTTTGGGTATTTCTTGGCTATCATGTCGTGGAACTACAAAGGTTTTACCTGTTATAGGTGAAAACCACTGGTCGTGCCTACCTCCATGACTGACAAAATAACAGCCGTTTGCACTTAGCACCCTTTTCAGTTCTGATGTTTTCATATCTCAAAGAACTTTTAGACGCTACAAAAGTAACATATTTGTTACTTTATGCCAAATAAAAGAGTAACAATTTCGCTACTTTAACAGAGATAAGGCTTCCAGATACAAGTTAGTAATCTACAAAAGAAAAGAGGCTCACCGCTTCTCTGTAGCAAGGAAAGTCCCGTAAAAGTAAAGGGAAGTGCCTGAATTCCGACACTCCCCTTTCTCTTAGTTTAACTCGGCCTTTACCTCCTCGTCATCATTTCATCGCACCGCCTCCCAGTGCTCCCAGTGCGGCCGAAACAATAGCCATCACCACTTTCAGGATTTTCTTCCAAACAGACTTCTTCATAAATACACTTGTTTAATTTTTAATTCTTTAATTATTAATTTCCAACGCCTTTGACTTTAAACCCTATCCCAGTGGATTTTCTTCTATTCCTCCGTCACCTGACGACGAACCGCCTTCTTCAGTCGGAAGTTCATCATTGATGCGGTCCACATCTTTGAGGCTAAGTCCTTCGGAACGTGTACTTCCACTAGCCGTAATACGGATTTCCTTATTGGCACGAAAGCAAACGCGCAAACCTGTGATATCATTCGCCGTAAACGCCTCCACCGTTTCTGTGCCCTTGCTATGGGCGGCAAGATAAAAATATCCCAGTCCGTCAATGTTTACCGACCGCCCCAGAAGCAGTTCTTCTTTCAACTCCGTGCGGAAATCTTTCAACACAGAGTTCACCACACCTTCACTCACACCGGAAAGTCGGCTGATCTTTTTCGCAATCTGCTTCAGATCCATCGCCACACCATACTTATAGGTGATTACCGGATATACCTTCTTTATCGACTTCTTGTCCAGCGGATTCAGGAATCGCCAAACCTTCTTGTACAAAATACTCATAGTTTTTCCTCTTTTTAAATTAAATAAATCATGTTCAAAATCTCTTTGCTAACGTTAACGTTGCAAAGATAAAAGATGCGGTAACTTCTATAAAGCTCAAATGAACACTTACTATGACATTTTCATACTTATATTTTTCTCGTATAACAGGCTACACACCTTGCAGGAATGAATCATCATTTACCCATATACACCATATCGTAAATTTACCCACAAAAAAAGGAAGAAAACACAGTAGTATATCCGGAGAATTCGGAGTATAAAATGACGAGGACGACAAAAGAGGCTATTCGTAATGTGGGACGTATCTCTCTGTCGGGTGTACAACCCCAATTTGCTATAGTGATAGATACGGAGAGTTTATATTTGCGCTTTGTTTTTTCAAGAATGATGAAGCAACTTACATTACTCGCCATTTTGACTTTATCACTCCCAATGGCGATGCTCATCTAAAGAATTTTTCGCTGATTGATAGAAATGAGGAATATCGTCTTTCGCCAGCTTACAATTTGATAAACATTTCCTTACATTTAGTAGAGCCCCGCATTTTTGCCCTTGACAAAGATTCGTTCCGCAAAGGCATGAAACTTTTGGATAAGTATCAAGTGAGTAGAACCGATTTCGAAGAATTCGGTTGCCGTATTGGACTTCCAGAGCGGGTTGTAAAACGAGAATTAGATGCATTTGCAAAAGAAAATCAGATGATAAAGGTATTGATTGAGCATTCTTTCTTGTCGGATATATTAAAACATCAATATTGGCTGTCCATGGATTATAGACGGAAGATGTTAGTGTGGTGATTTCAAAAAACGGTATTTACTCATCAAGGCGTTTCTTTAACGCAACACACCGGAAATTCCATGTACTCTCCATGAAGTACCATTGGTGCAAAATACTTCCGTGAAGTACTTAAGAAATATTACAATGTAAGCCCAAGCAAATTTAATAAATTTGCCAGAAGATTGATGGATAATAAAAATCCCACTAACCTACCCCCAGTGCCTTGACCAGTTCATTCCTCCTCAGTTCTAATCTTTCCGGTTTTCCTAGCTGGAACGATGTACAAGACATACCGGGATTTTTTTTAAGGAGTAGTCTAGCCAAGACACATAGGGATAATTCAGATAAGACTATAAGAGATATTCTGCCTAATTCTTTCCAATTATCAGATATCGACTCTTTCCTGTGTTTTTCTGCTACCATAAGCACCAGTGGCGCAACACAATACAGCCCCGAACAAAATAGCGAAGAATGAAATCAGGGCAGACCGCGCGGCTGCGTCCGTTGCTTTATCAGCAGCCACCAGCGCTTTATGTTTGATCTCTTTCCATTCTTGTACGGCTTTCTGCAAATTTACTTCCAAGTTGTCCATCTGTTTTCCTGCTTCTATACGTGCATTATCTATCAGATTCATATACTGTTCGACTGTCTTATCCGCTTCCGCCTTAGACATATTAGTATTGTTAGCTATAGCCTTAGCCAAATCATTCCGGTCTATATTTTGGCTAAGATTTTCCGCACGTTGTTTCAAACGTTCCAAAAAATCATTAACCGCCTCGTCCGTATCCTGAGGAGAAGCAACAATTGTCTTGACGGATTTGCTTAAGTCATCTTCTACCTCCTCCAATTGCTTCTTGAGATAGTCCGGGTGTAATTCTTTCACATTGCTCTTGACAAGTGCAGCACGTATATTCTGTGGTATGTTTTCTTCTTTCAGAGTTGCATTGAAATCAATCTTTCCAAATACTTCTTCCGCTTCTTCAGACAATGCAGAAATACCACTTCCGACAGCGTTACCTGTTCCGGACAAGACACTGCCCGTAACTGATGAAACAGCCCCAAGTGCATTTGCAGTCATTTTTACCGCACCAGCTGCCAAAAAAACACCTAATACGACGGCAACAATCAGTGTGGTAGCCCAAACTAAAAATCCATGTATCATTCCATCCATACCGGCCAGTTTTCCAGCAACAAAACCACCTGCAGCCATGCCAGTAATCAGAATGACGGCGGAACCAATCCCTACAGCAGTACCTATGCCTGAAGCCGGATGTCCAGACAAAGGATCAAACATAAACAATCCGATACTTGAATTTAGAATAGACAACAACACGGATATTGCCAATACAGTCATGACACCGCCAAAAACACTGCCCCAGGACACTCTGCCCTTCAGTTCTGCGAAACTTAATTTTTTCATAATTGTCAGGTTTTTAATTAATACTATGATTTGTATCTCTATAAAAAAACAGTATTGAAAGAATATTTGTTTGATAAATATTTGTCATTTAAACAGACATTTGTGTTAAAAAACGCATGTATATATAAAGTTGTATTTGATGCCGTTATATATAAATCCAAGAATTTGCACCTTATATATCTATGATGTACTTTCACTGCCAATACAGGCTTCTGGCACCATCCGACTTCTTAAATAGATGTTAAATACATTTCTATTTTTCGAACCATCCTTTTTAACGGGCTGTTTTTTAAACAAAGGTTATGACAAAGTAATTCATTAGATTATGCACAGTCATAACTACACAACAGACAGTACAACGTGTATGACATATTTATTGTATTACTATTAATTTATTTAATTATGAAAAAATCTATCTTTGTTTTAGCACTAAGCATGAGTATTCTTACCGTGCATGCGCAAAATGACCGTACGGCCCTTGAAGGCACACGCCCTGGTGACAACTGGTCTATTGAACTGAAAGCTGGTGCTGTAACCCCTTTGACTCACAGCTCCTTCTTAAAAAATGCCCGACCGGCCTTCGGATTCGGAATCGGAAAACAACTTACTCCTATATTCGGTCTAGGTATTCAAGGTATGGGATATGTAAATACCTCAGCCAGCAAAACTGCATTTGATGCTTCCGAAGTGAGCTTACTCGGTAAAGTCAACCTGATGAATCTCTTTGGAGGTTATATGGGCGAACCACGCATTTTTGAAATCGAGACTCTGACAGGTATCGGCTGGCTACATTACTATCAGAATGGCCCCGGTGATACAAATTCCTGGTCTACACGCCTTGGTCTAAACTTGAACTTCAACCTAGGTGAGGAAAAAGCATGGACACTCGGTATCAAACCAGCTATCGTATATGATATGCAAGGAGACTTCAGCAAAACTAAAAGCCGTTTCAACGCCAACAATGCCACTTTTGAACTGACTGCCGGACTGACCTACCATTTCATGTGCAGCAACGGCTCACATCATTTCACAACAGTGAAGCCTTACGACCCAGTAGAAGTAGGCGAGCTAAATGATGCAGTCAACCGTCTGCGATCACAACTGAACGACAAGGACATGCAACTGAGCAATGCCGTACAACAGGCCAACAACTTACAAAAGGAATTGGCAGATTGCAGAACCCAAGCTGCCAACATAGAAACCGTGGTAAAAACCAACCGCATTCCAGAATCCATCATCACCTTCAGACAAGGAAAGTCCGTGGTTGATGCTTCCCAACTGCCTAATGTGGAACGTGTAGCCATTTACATGAAAAAACATCCCGAAGCTAAA
The nucleotide sequence above comes from Bacteroides intestinalis DSM 17393. Encoded proteins:
- a CDS encoding OmpA family protein — translated: MKKSIFVLALSMSILTVHAQNDRTALEGTRPGDNWSIELKAGAVTPLTHSSFLKNARPAFGFGIGKQLTPIFGLGIQGMGYVNTSASKTAFDASEVSLLGKVNLMNLFGGYMGEPRIFEIETLTGIGWLHYYQNGPGDTNSWSTRLGLNLNFNLGEEKAWTLGIKPAIVYDMQGDFSKTKSRFNANNATFELTAGLTYHFMCSNGSHHFTTVKPYDPVEVGELNDAVNRLRSQLNDKDMQLSNAVQQANNLQKELADCRTQAANIETVVKTNRIPESIITFRQGKSVVDASQLPNVERVAIYMKKHPEAKVVIKGYASPEGNLAFNEKLAKARAQAVKSILVKKYKINDTRITAEGQGIGDMFSEPDWNRVSICTIEESR